In one window of Photorhabdus laumondii subsp. laumondii DNA:
- the cysJ gene encoding NADPH-dependent assimilatory sulfite reductase flavoprotein subunit, translating to MSIKPPSISLLPVSPEQLVRLQSEIGDFSPTQLAWLSGYFWGMVNQQPQVQAVVPAVPAQETITLISASQTGNARRLAEQLREDLLAQKLNVNLFNAGDYKFKQIAQEKILIIIASTQGEGEPAEEAVALYKYLYSKKVPKLNDTVFAVFGLGDTSYERFCQAGKDFDNRLNELGAQRLLERVDGDVEYQQVADQWRKQLTGILKQRIPTETGTEITSAQDRSVNEVFSTSYTKQAPLTAALATCQKITGRGSDKDVRHIEIDLGDSGLRYQPGDALGVWFENDPELVDEVLNLLWLQGTEQVEVNGQKLSLREALISHVELTQNTSVIVEKYAVLAKDEKLLSLIADKQALQQYAHNKPIADMIREAASQPEAQQFIDLLRPLTPRLYSISSSQAEMENEVHLTVGVVRYEIDGRARTGGASGYLADRLQENSDIRIFIEHNDNFRLPADPRTPVIMIGPGTGIAPFRAFMQQREADGAEGKNWLFFGNPHFTEDFLYQVEWQRYVKDGLLTRIDLAWSRDQQHKIYVQDKLREQGEAVWCWIKEGAHLYVCGDANRMAKDVEHALLDIIAEHGGMDTEQADEFLSELRFERRYQRDVY from the coding sequence ATGAGCATAAAACCACCTTCAATTTCACTTCTTCCGGTTTCACCTGAACAGCTAGTGCGTTTGCAATCGGAGATTGGGGATTTTTCACCAACTCAATTAGCCTGGTTGTCTGGTTATTTTTGGGGAATGGTGAATCAACAACCACAGGTTCAGGCTGTGGTTCCGGCGGTTCCGGCACAGGAGACGATTACATTAATTTCAGCTTCACAAACCGGTAATGCTCGTCGTTTAGCTGAGCAGCTCCGTGAGGATTTGTTGGCACAGAAACTCAATGTCAATCTATTCAATGCCGGTGATTATAAATTCAAACAAATTGCTCAAGAAAAGATACTGATAATTATTGCTTCTACCCAAGGTGAAGGAGAACCTGCTGAGGAAGCGGTTGCATTGTATAAATATCTCTATTCTAAAAAGGTGCCGAAGCTGAATGATACGGTATTTGCGGTTTTTGGTCTGGGTGATACCTCTTATGAGCGATTTTGCCAGGCTGGAAAAGATTTCGATAATCGTCTGAATGAATTAGGCGCTCAACGGCTTCTGGAGCGTGTAGATGGTGATGTCGAATATCAGCAGGTTGCGGATCAGTGGCGTAAACAATTAACTGGAATCCTGAAACAGCGTATTCCAACTGAGACAGGAACTGAGATTACTTCTGCACAGGACAGATCGGTAAATGAAGTTTTTTCAACTTCTTATACTAAACAGGCACCATTGACTGCGGCTTTAGCTACTTGCCAGAAAATAACGGGTCGTGGTTCTGATAAAGATGTTCGCCATATTGAAATTGATCTGGGTGATTCAGGTTTGCGTTATCAGCCAGGTGATGCTTTGGGTGTTTGGTTTGAAAATGATCCGGAGCTGGTGGATGAAGTGTTGAATTTGCTCTGGTTGCAGGGAACAGAACAAGTTGAGGTTAATGGTCAGAAATTGTCATTGAGAGAAGCGCTGATCAGCCATGTTGAGCTAACCCAAAATACCAGTGTGATTGTGGAAAAATACGCCGTTCTCGCGAAAGATGAAAAATTACTTTCTTTGATTGCTGATAAACAAGCATTACAACAATACGCTCACAACAAGCCGATTGCCGATATGATAAGGGAAGCGGCTTCTCAACCAGAGGCGCAGCAATTTATTGATTTGCTACGGCCTTTGACACCAAGACTTTATTCAATTTCTTCTTCTCAGGCAGAAATGGAAAATGAAGTTCATCTTACAGTTGGTGTGGTTCGTTATGAAATTGACGGACGGGCCCGCACTGGCGGTGCATCCGGCTATCTGGCAGATCGCTTACAGGAAAATAGTGATATTCGTATTTTTATTGAGCATAACGATAATTTTCGTCTGCCTGCCGATCCACGCACGCCTGTCATCATGATTGGGCCGGGAACCGGAATTGCACCATTTCGGGCATTTATGCAGCAAAGGGAAGCTGATGGCGCTGAAGGGAAAAATTGGCTGTTCTTTGGTAATCCACATTTTACTGAAGATTTTCTCTATCAAGTGGAGTGGCAGCGTTATGTCAAAGATGGCCTGTTAACCCGTATTGATCTGGCATGGTCCCGTGATCAGCAGCATAAAATTTATGTCCAAGACAAACTGCGTGAGCAGGGTGAAGCGGTATGGTGCTGGATTAAGG